The following nucleotide sequence is from Melioribacteraceae bacterium.
GTAAACGCAATCAGAAATATTCGTGGGGAGATGAACATTGCTCCGTCAAAACAAATTGACATTTACTTAAAAGCCGATAAAATTACAGAAGTTCAAAAGCGTTACATAAAATCATTAGTTAAAGTAAATAACTTGAACGTTGGTGCAAATATTGAAAAACCAAAAGCAAGTGCTTCATCGGTTGTTAAAGGATGCGATATTTATATTCCTTTGGAAGGATTAATTGATCTCGATGTTGAACGTCAAAGAATAGAAAAGGAAATTTCTCGTTTGGAAGGATTGTTTAATTCGGTTTCAAAAAAACTATCTAACGAAAAATTTGTAAACAATGCTCCGGTCGATGTTGTTGAAAAAGAAAAAGCAAAACAACATGACTGGTCTGAATCAATAGAAAAACTGAAGAAAATTTTGGAAGATTTAAAATAGTTTTATAAACAGCAAGAATTAGTAAGCTTGCTAATTCTTGCTTTAAAATATTATCGAAGATTTAAGACGCTGCGCTCACCTTCCTCGCCATTCTTGAATAAAGAGATAACTTAGGATCAAACAACCACCTCAACCATAATAAGAACCATGATTTGTGATAATGCAAATTATTATAAAATTCCGGAGCAATTTCTCTCAGCTTAGGTAACTTGTTCCAAGGAATTGATGGAAAATCATGATGTTCGTTATGATAACCAACATTCAAAGCAAGAATGTTTAACGGACCATAATAACTATATGTTTCCTGCGGTGGATATGTAAGAAAATGTTCTTGTATCCATCTGGCGCCAAGCGGATGAAATCCGATTGAAAAGAAAAATGAAAAAACTAAATAGAGAAATGAAATCCAACCGAAGAAGTAAATTATTACAAAATCAAAAGCGAAGACGAAGAACCAATTTATAAATGTCCACGCATCAGCAAATTTAATATTGAGTCTTGGAGGACGCAGCGCTTGAAATACCGGGAAGAACAATAACCACAAACTTTTTCCAAAAAAATTACTTCCGATTAATTTCGCTTCCCACATACTTGCCAGATCCGCATCAAGTTTATAATCCCCTTGATGTGAATGATGCTGCAAATGATAGGTTCTAAATGAAATACTGCTCGGGACTATGTTGGGCAAATCTGCAATAATTCCGATTAATTTGTTTAGCGTTCTGCTCTTAAAAATCAAATTGTGAGTTGCTTCGTGAATTAAGACAAACAATGAGTGATTAGCAAATGCACCGATCACAAATGCGGTAATTAAAGCCATCCACCAAGCTTGTGCACTTAATAAAATTGCAATAATAATCTGCAATGCAACAACTCCGATTATTATAACACCACTCATTGGAGTTCGTGAAATTAATTCTCTTACTTCGGGATGTGCTTTTAGAATATCTCTTGTTCTTTGTTTATGAGGTTCAGGTTGATCGGAATAAACAAAATCTTTTTGATGAGACATATTCATTCCTCCGTTGGAGTTTTTCCTTAAACAAAAATATAAAATTCTACTAAAAGTATTCACCTAAAGTAGAGACTTGATCACGCCACAGGCGGACAAGTTCATCAAGTCTCTGCTATAGTTCAAGCAATTAAAATAACAAATCCCTTTTGAGTACTCTTATTCGGGTGAGAGATTTAATGAATTAAATCTCTACGGGAGTAAACCAAATTGTGTGAGGTGGTGAGTTAAATGTTTGATATGAAAATTTTCCCACTCTCCTCTATTTAATTCACCGAAGGTAGGGTTTATCAATTTAGCATCCGGCTTCTTATCAAAAAACTTATAATAATCTTCGACTTCTTTTAATAGATTTGACTTCGCAATTTCTATTGTTTGAAATTGATATCCTTGCGGAACTAATTCGTTTGCCGGACTCTTAAACTCACGTGGCAATTCCTTATCGCTGGATAAAAATCTTTTTAGAATCGGAAGTTTTCTTTCTTCCGTGAAGCATTCTATTTCCAATTTGCCGGAAGATATTCTGAATGTATTTATTAAATGCTCGACCATTTTTTGTGCGGTCATTGTTCCCCATTGCGGTATGGTTTTGTCATCGAGTTTTTCGATTTTACTAATTAACTCGTCAATTTTTGTATTCATTATGACCTATCTAGTGATTGTAATAATATTCCCTTCTAAAACTGCAGTGTATCTTCGTAACGATGACGCTGCCGGTCCGGTTACAACATTACCCAGTTGATTATATTGGCTTCCATGACAGGGGCATGTTGCAATATTATTCGAAGCGAAGGAACCGACTTGGCATCTTTCATGTGTGCACTCTCTGCTGAATGCAATGACCGAAGATTCGCTTTGACGGTAAATAAAAATTCCCCGCGGATCAATATCATTTGCACCAAGTGTGAGCAGCCCGCCAACAGTTTGAAGCGATGAATTTTGAGCCGATGATATATCTACGGTTAATTGAACTGTTCCGCCCCCGTTACCATTTCCGTTTGGTGAAGTCGGTGATGAATCATCGCCTGAACATGCATTGATAAATGTAACAACAAAAGAACCGACTGCTATACCGCCAATTGTCTTGGCAGATTTATTTATAAAATCACGCCTGCTTATATCGCAGCCCAGTTTATGCAATTCAATATCCGTTAACATACTAGCCTCGCTATTAATTAATGTATTTATGATACACAACAATAACAGGACGGCAGCTCTTATTTACGAAATGCGGGATTTAACATCAAGGAATAATTTTATGCAAGTCCACTTTCTGTAAAATAGATGAATTTAATTACGATAAAACCCGATTATTGAAAAACAAAGGAGTATTACATTTAATTCTGCATTTTTTATATTTGCCTTAACTATATAGAAAGGCTGACTTTGTTAGAGTTACTACAGAATGCATTCCTCAACATAAAATCACCAGCAATATTATTTTTTATACTAGGTTTTTTTGCGTCAATTATAAAATCCGATTTAAAGATACCTGAATCGATAGCAAAAATATTATCAATCTATTTAATGATGGCTATCGGTTTCAGAGGCGGAGTCGAAATTGAACATAGCGGTTTGAGCCCTGGTCTGTTAAGTTCAATCGGGATAACGATATTTGTCGGTATTCTTATTCCTCTAATTAGTTTTATAATATTAAAAAAAGTAAATAAGCTTGATACAATTAATGCCGGAGCAATTGCTGCTCACTACGGTTCGGTAAGTGTTATAACATTTGTTACTGCCGTCACGTTTTTAGAAAGAGAGATTGTTATATACGACGGGTTTATGGTTGGTATGATGGCATTAATGGAATCTCCTGCTATTTTCATCTCCTTACTGCTTGTTGCATATCTCACAAAAAAGAAATCTGCATCAACTCAATTTCATATAAATGAAGTTATTCGCGAATCACTTTTTAACGGCAGCGTTATTCTTCTATTCGGAAGCATGTTAATTGGATTTACAACAGGTGAACAGGGCTACGAAATTACGGAACACTTTTTTGTTTCACCATTTCAGGGAATATTAACTTTGTTTTTGCTTGAAATGGGAATGCTTGCCGGAAAGCGAATCGATGAATTCAGAGAAGTTGGAATTTCTCTTGGGTTATTTGGGCTTTTAATGCCAATTTTTAATGGAATTCTTGGTGCAATATTGGCAACTGCAATAGGATTGACTGTTGGAAGTGTTACACTTTTTGCCGTTTTAACAGCAAGCGCATCCTATATTGCAGCACCGGCTGCAGTACGATTAGCATTGCCTTCGGCTAATCCTTCTTATTATATTACAATGTCGTTGGCGATTACATTCCCTTTTAATATCGTTTTCGGAATCCCACTCTATTATTCGATCGCAGGTTTTTTACAAAATATTATGTGAATATAAAATGAAAAAGTTAGAGATAATAATTGGCAGCTACGAGTTAAATAAGGTAATCGATATACTTGAAGACAGTGAGGCTTTAGGCTATACGGTTATTGCAGATGCCGCAGGCAGAGGGAAAAATGGTAAACGGGTAAAGGATGAAATAACAGAAGTGAACCGTAGAAATGTAATTATGTGTATCGACAATGAGGAAAAGATTAAAACCATAATTGAAAAATTGAAAATACTGAAAGAACGTTATTCGTTAAAAGCTTTTGTAAGTGATGTAAGTATGGAGTTGTAAATAATAAATGGAGACAATTTTATTGCATGACCTTACAAATATCAATTAGTCCTCTTAATTAATATTCTGTTCCGACAATTCAGCAGCGGCTGTTTCAAATCACCGATCTTCAGTTTTTATTAACAGACCCATTCAATTATAATAATAGGAATGCTACTTCGCTAATATTTATGTTATTTGTTTAATTTCCATAGAATTCACTTTTTTGCAACCGTAGATTTATAATATTGCCATTCACTCGAATTGGACGGGAAAATGAATTTTCGTTTGTAGGCAGTAATAATAATTCATTGCTTGATTCTCTCTGTTAATTAGGACAAAATGTATTATATTCACCTGTAATATTGCAAAGCAAAAAATATCATATAAATTTTTTAGAGAGGAGTTAGTAATGGATAAAAAGATAATTGCCGTACTTGGCGCTACCGGGGCTCAAGGCGGTGGATTAGCTAACACTATATTATCCGATAAAAACAGTGAGTTTTCCGTAAGAGCAATTACGAGAGATGTAAATTCCGATAAAGCGAAAGCTCTTACCGATAAAGGAGCCGAAGTTGTAAAAGCTGATGTTGATGATGCTAATATCATTACAAATGCATTCAAAGGTGCATACGGAGTGTTTGCAGTTACTTTCTTCTGGGAACATTTTTCACCTGAAAAAGAATTAAATCAGGCTAAGATATTTGCCCAAGCGGCAAAGGATACCGGGGTTAAACATTTGATTTGGTCAACTCTGGAAGATACTAGAAATTGGATTCCGCTTGATGATGATAGAATGCCGACACTTGGCGGAAAATATAAAGTCCCTCACTATGATGCCAAAGGAGAATCAAATAAATTTTTTGAAGAAGCGAATGTTCCTACTACTTATTTGAATACATCTTTTTACTGGGATAATTTTATTTACTTTGGTATGGGTCCTAAAAAGGGTGACGACGGTAATTATTATTTTGCATTCCCGATGGATGATAAAAAATTACCGGGAATTGCCGCGGAGGATATCGGTAAATGTGCATACGGGATTTTTAAGAATTATGATAAGTATGTAAACAAATCGGTTGGAATTGCTGGTGGACATTTAACGGGCTATCAAATGGCAGATGCTATGAGTCAAGCTCTCAATAAGCCAATAAAATACAATCCCGTTTCACCTGAAGTTTATCGAGGTTTCGGTTTTCCGGGTGCCGATGACTTAGGTAACATGTTCCAATTTAAAAGAGATTTTGAAGCTGAATATTGCTCTGCAAGAAATCTGGATGAATCCCGCTCGCTTAATCCCGAACTTCTCACATTCGATGCATGGCTTGCAAAATATAAAGAAAGAATACCGTTGGATTAAAAAACAATTTTAGGGGCTGTCACAATGTTAAAATTATCATTACACTTATTCCTACAGCCCCTTTTTTTATTGAATTTTGCTCTTCGTTAGTATTAGACACAATTGTGCAACCCTTATTATTCCTTATATATAATTTTACCCCGCATTTATTATTTAAGAATGTTGAAATATAATTATATCATCATTATATTAGCATTATGAGTAAAATTCGTTTTCAATGGGATTCTCTTAAAAACAGTGTAAATATTAAAAAGCACAAAGTCTCTTTTGAAGAAGCGAAATCAGTATTTTTTGATGAAAATGCACGATTAATATCAGATCATGAACATTCGAGCGATGAAGAACGTTATATCATTTTGGGTTTATCAAATAAATTAAGACTTCTTGTAGTCGTTCATACGTACAGAGAGAATGACGAAATTATTAGGTTAATCTCAGCAAGAAAAGCAACAAAATCTGAAAGCAAATATTATCACGAGGTGAATTAAATGAAGAAAGAATATGATTTTTCGAATTCAAAAAAAAATCCTTATACAAAAAAGTTAAAGAAGCAGATATCGATTCGAATTGAAAATGATACCATTGAGTACTTTAAGGAATTGGCATCCGAGACTGATATCCCTTATCAAAATTTGATGAACCTTTATTTAAGAGCTTGTGCAGAAAAAAACATTAAGCCAAATATTAAATGGGAGTAGATGAACACACTTAAGTTAAGAGGGTGCGCCTTAATGTATCTTAAAATGGGGGTTGAGGTAAATATTGGTCGCTTATTGAAAATATGAAGTTAAGGGAAGGCAATCTTCGCCTTCCCTTTAATAAAATAAATTACTTCCCATCAATCTGTTTCAACAATTCATTAACTGCAGCTCTAAGCTGTGGATCATCACCTTTAGCTTTTGAATCAGGAGCATCGTCAATTATAATATCCGGTACTGCAGGTACAAAATCCATGTTTTTATCATCTGCTTTTACGTACCAACCGCGACCGGGTAATCTTACATATGATCCGTCAACCAAACCTTGAGCACCTGTTGAAATAACAGCACCGAATGTCGGAATTCCAACCAATGTACCGATTCCTAATTGTTTGTATGCATGTGAGAAAATTTCTGCATTAGAATAACTGTTTTGATTACACAATGCAATTGAAGGTTTTATCCAAGCAGCGAAAGGTAATCTTTCACCGAGAGGATAATAATCACGGAATTTAGTTTTCTCTTTTTCTAAATCTTCAGCTGCGCCTCTAGGAATAGTATAAGCATGTTGTTTGTAATTTAAGATTGTCATCAAGTAATCTGTTGTCCAGCCTCCGCCGTTAAATCTAACATCAATCACAATACCTTCTTTACCGAGACCGCTTGCTGTAAGTTCACGCTCGAAAACTTCAAAACTCGGCATGCTCATTCCTCGTATATGTAAGTAACCTAATCTTCCATTCGAATATTCTTCCGTTAATTTTCTTCTATCATCAACCCATTCTTCATAAAGATCGTTGTTAACGGAATTAGTCGGACGAATAACAACTTCACGTTCACCGTCTTTTCCTTTTACTGTTAGAAGAACTTTTTCATCTGCTTTGTTATTAAAGTAACTGAAGAAGTTAACTTTGTTATCAATTTTATTTCCGTCAACGGAAGTTATTACATCATCGACAAATAGTTTGCTTCTTTCTTTATCAGCCGGAGTGTTAGGAACAACACGAAGAACTTTTATACCGTCATCAACTGGTTCAATCTCAATTCCGAGTAAACCGGTTCTATCTTTTTGAGTTTCAGCTCTATCGGGAACTCCGTACAACCCCATATGACTTGCGTTAATTTGTCCGAGCATTTCATTATAAACTGTTTGGAAATCCTGCTTGGTGGAAGTTCGCATTGCCCATGGTTTATATTTCTTTTTTAGAGCTTCGAAATCTCTTCCGTGAAAATCGGGATCGTAGAAATTAAGATCGAGAGCGCGCCAAGCTTCATCAAATACTTGATCTTGTTCGGCATAGTAATCAACTTTAAGATCAGCTTTGTAAGGAAGTGATTCATCTTTTGAAGCGCCTACATCAAATCTTCCGATCGATCCGCCGCGTTTCATGAAATACATGTATTTACCTTCGGGATCAAGATAAAATCCGGACGGACTTTTACCGCCGCCCATAACAACTTTAAGATCTTTCCCATCCCATTTAACACTGTAAAGATCGGTTCCGTTATCGGTTTTGCTGTCACCGGTAAATAAGAAAGTTTCGCCGTCATTTGAAATAACAAAATTACTTTCATCGCCTGTCATCGAGGTAACTTGAGTAAGTCTTCTGTGAATATTTTCAAAATCGATTACAATCGGTTCAACTTCATCTTTCTTTTCATCTTTGTCGTCGCCTTTCTTTTTATCTTTTTTATTATCACCATCGTCATCTTTTTCTTTCCAATCATCTTTTGTTTTTTCGAAATCTTCTTTCTTTAACCAAGTAAACCAAACATCATAGTTGCTGTTGTTTCGGGCGGAAGAGAAACCAAGTTTTGAGCCGTCTTTACTCCAGAATGGACTGTAATCACCTCTCGGATGCATACTAACATTAACCGGATCTTTGCTTCCGTCAACCGCGTGAATATAAATTTCAGAATTGAAATAGAGATCCGAAAGTTGATAAGCTAACCATTTGCTATCGGGACTCCATGCAATACTTCCCGGTGTATCCCATCCATCTAATAAAGTTTTCGAATTACTTAATTTTCCATCCGCGGAAATATCAGCAACAATTAATTCTCCTCTTCCGACAACATAAGCAATCTTTTTTAAGTCGGGTGAAATTACCGGATTTCTCTCTTCACCATCGGTGCTTGTTAATCTTTCAATTTTATGCTTAAGCGATTTGAAAAGATTAGGTTGTTTTTCCTCGGCTGAACGAATCATGAATAAATCATTTTGATCATATTTGTCGCTTACAAATATTAGAGTAGAGTCATTTAAGAAAGTAACCATTTGATCACGTGAACCGGGATCGTTTGTAAGATTTTTACTTTTACTTTCTTCTTTATCAACTTCTTTTATAAATACATCACCGCGAACGACAAATGCCATCAATTTTCCGTTTGGTGAAACCGCATATTCACTTGCGCCTGAAGTTTCTGATTTGTATTCAACGGGATCAAATCTGTAATCTGCTGAGATATTTACATTAACTTTTTGAGGTGTGCCGCCGTTTGTTTTCATTACATAAATATCAGATTGACGTGAGAATGTCGCGGTTGATCCGTCACGGCTTACAGATAAATATCTTAATCCGTCTTCTTTAAAATTAGTGAGCTGTTCGTTGCTTCCAACGGCTTTACCGTTATCATCGATTTTTAATCTGTGTACATTATAAATTCCGCTTTGTGCGCTGATATAATAAACAGTTCTTGAATCACCCCACTGCGGCATCCAATCATGACCTTCAAAATCGGTGAGTTTATTGTGTGTGTCATTCTTCGTATCGTAAACCCAAACATTATAATTTGCCGAACCTGTGTAAGCTTCTCGTGTTGGTCTGTATCCTCTTACATAAGCGATGAATCTTGAATCGGGACTCATAACCGCCATATCACCAACTGCATTAAGAATTCTTCTTTCCGTTCCGCCGTTTGCTGAAATTGCCTGGATTTCGTTATTCCATTCAATTTGTTTGAATTCTCTGTTGGTTGTAAAAATTAAATCGTTTGATGAAGTCCAATCCGATAACACATCCGAGATCGAATGATATGTAAGTCGTTTGGAAGTTCC
It contains:
- a CDS encoding CopG family antitoxin gives rise to the protein MKKEYDFSNSKKNPYTKKLKKQISIRIENDTIEYFKELASETDIPYQNLMNLYLRACAEKNIKPNIKWE
- a CDS encoding sodium-dependent bicarbonate transport family permease translates to MLELLQNAFLNIKSPAILFFILGFFASIIKSDLKIPESIAKILSIYLMMAIGFRGGVEIEHSGLSPGLLSSIGITIFVGILIPLISFIILKKVNKLDTINAGAIAAHYGSVSVITFVTAVTFLEREIVIYDGFMVGMMALMESPAIFISLLLVAYLTKKKSASTQFHINEVIRESLFNGSVILLFGSMLIGFTTGEQGYEITEHFFVSPFQGILTLFLLEMGMLAGKRIDEFREVGISLGLFGLLMPIFNGILGAILATAIGLTVGSVTLFAVLTASASYIAAPAAVRLALPSANPSYYITMSLAITFPFNIVFGIPLYYSIAGFLQNIM
- a CDS encoding S41 family peptidase, with the translated sequence MQKLKLIISILVLTSFLFAQDSPFVFNPSLNSDGSKIAFSYQGDVWVSDADGNNAVRLTIHEAYEGNPKWSPDNSMIAFSSDRYGNNDIFVIPSTGGTSKRLTYHSISDVLSDWTSSNDLIFTTNREFKQIEWNNEIQAISANGGTERRILNAVGDMAVMSPDSRFIAYVRGYRPTREAYTGSANYNVWVYDTKNDTHNKLTDFEGHDWMPQWGDSRTVYYISAQSGIYNVHRLKIDDNGKAVGSNEQLTNFKEDGLRYLSVSRDGSTATFSRQSDIYVMKTNGGTPQKVNVNISADYRFDPVEYKSETSGASEYAVSPNGKLMAFVVRGDVFIKEVDKEESKSKNLTNDPGSRDQMVTFLNDSTLIFVSDKYDQNDLFMIRSAEEKQPNLFKSLKHKIERLTSTDGEERNPVISPDLKKIAYVVGRGELIVADISADGKLSNSKTLLDGWDTPGSIAWSPDSKWLAYQLSDLYFNSEIYIHAVDGSKDPVNVSMHPRGDYSPFWSKDGSKLGFSSARNNSNYDVWFTWLKKEDFEKTKDDWKEKDDDGDNKKDKKKGDDKDEKKDEVEPIVIDFENIHRRLTQVTSMTGDESNFVISNDGETFLFTGDSKTDNGTDLYSVKWDGKDLKVVMGGGKSPSGFYLDPEGKYMYFMKRGGSIGRFDVGASKDESLPYKADLKVDYYAEQDQVFDEAWRALDLNFYDPDFHGRDFEALKKKYKPWAMRTSTKQDFQTVYNEMLGQINASHMGLYGVPDRAETQKDRTGLLGIEIEPVDDGIKVLRVVPNTPADKERSKLFVDDVITSVDGNKIDNKVNFFSYFNNKADEKVLLTVKGKDGEREVVIRPTNSVNNDLYEEWVDDRRKLTEEYSNGRLGYLHIRGMSMPSFEVFERELTASGLGKEGIVIDVRFNGGGWTTDYLMTILNYKQHAYTIPRGAAEDLEKEKTKFRDYYPLGERLPFAAWIKPSIALCNQNSYSNAEIFSHAYKQLGIGTLVGIPTFGAVISTGAQGLVDGSYVRLPGRGWYVKADDKNMDFVPAVPDIIIDDAPDSKAKGDDPQLRAAVNELLKQIDGK
- a CDS encoding DUF1569 domain-containing protein — translated: MNTKIDELISKIEKLDDKTIPQWGTMTAQKMVEHLINTFRISSGKLEIECFTEERKLPILKRFLSSDKELPREFKSPANELVPQGYQFQTIEIAKSNLLKEVEDYYKFFDKKPDAKLINPTFGELNRGEWENFHIKHLTHHLTQFGLLP
- a CDS encoding NmrA/HSCARG family protein; its protein translation is MDKKIIAVLGATGAQGGGLANTILSDKNSEFSVRAITRDVNSDKAKALTDKGAEVVKADVDDANIITNAFKGAYGVFAVTFFWEHFSPEKELNQAKIFAQAAKDTGVKHLIWSTLEDTRNWIPLDDDRMPTLGGKYKVPHYDAKGESNKFFEEANVPTTYLNTSFYWDNFIYFGMGPKKGDDGNYYFAFPMDDKKLPGIAAEDIGKCAYGIFKNYDKYVNKSVGIAGGHLTGYQMADAMSQALNKPIKYNPVSPEVYRGFGFPGADDLGNMFQFKRDFEAEYCSARNLDESRSLNPELLTFDAWLAKYKERIPLD
- a CDS encoding fatty acid desaturase — its product is MSHQKDFVYSDQPEPHKQRTRDILKAHPEVRELISRTPMSGVIIIGVVALQIIIAILLSAQAWWMALITAFVIGAFANHSLFVLIHEATHNLIFKSRTLNKLIGIIADLPNIVPSSISFRTYHLQHHSHQGDYKLDADLASMWEAKLIGSNFFGKSLWLLFFPVFQALRPPRLNIKFADAWTFINWFFVFAFDFVIIYFFGWISFLYLVFSFFFSIGFHPLGARWIQEHFLTYPPQETYSYYGPLNILALNVGYHNEHHDFPSIPWNKLPKLREIAPEFYNNLHYHKSWFLLWLRWLFDPKLSLYSRMARKVSAAS
- a CDS encoding DUF190 domain-containing protein produces the protein MKKLEIIIGSYELNKVIDILEDSEALGYTVIADAAGRGKNGKRVKDEITEVNRRNVIMCIDNEEKIKTIIEKLKILKERYSLKAFVSDVSMEL
- a CDS encoding BrnT family toxin, which codes for MSKIRFQWDSLKNSVNIKKHKVSFEEAKSVFFDENARLISDHEHSSDEERYIILGLSNKLRLLVVVHTYRENDEIIRLISARKATKSESKYYHEVN
- a CDS encoding Rieske 2Fe-2S domain-containing protein; its protein translation is MLTDIELHKLGCDISRRDFINKSAKTIGGIAVGSFVVTFINACSGDDSSPTSPNGNGNGGGTVQLTVDISSAQNSSLQTVGGLLTLGANDIDPRGIFIYRQSESSVIAFSRECTHERCQVGSFASNNIATCPCHGSQYNQLGNVVTGPAASSLRRYTAVLEGNIITITR